The segment AGGTCGAACTTGAAGATCTGCTCAAACGTGCCGATTTTATCACCCTGCACGTGCCGCTGACCGACCAGACCCGCAACATCCTGAGCCGTGAAAATCTGGAAAAGACCAAGAAAGGCGTGCGGATCATCAACTGTGCCCGTGGCGGTCTGGTTGACGAACAGGCGCTGGCGGATCTGCTCACCTCGGGCCACGTGGCCGGAGCGGCGCTGGACGTTTTTGCGGTTGAGCCTGCCAAGGAGAACCCGCTGTTCGGCCTTCCGAACGTGGTCTGCACACCGCATCTGGGTGCCGCGACCACCGAGGCACAAGAAAACGTCGCGCTTCAGGTTGCCGAGCAGATGTCGGACTATCTGCTGACCGGGGCCGTGACCAACGCGCTGAACATGCCGTCGGTGACAGCCGAAGAAGCCAAGGTGATGGGCCCGTGGATCAAGCTGGCCGATCACCTGGGGGCCTTCATAGGCCAGATGACCGACGAGCCGGTCAAGGCGATCAACATCCTGTATGATGGATCGGTGTCGACGATGAACCTTGCGGCGCTGAACTGCTCGGTCATCGCAGGGATCATGAAACGTGCCAATCCGGATGTGAACATGGTCAGCGCGCCGGTGATCGCGGCTGAGCGGGGGGTCAACATCTCGACCACCAATCAGGCCAAGTCGGGCGCCTTCGACGGGTATATCAAGGTCACAGTGGTCACTGACAAACGCGAACGGTCGATTGCCGGCACAGTGTTCAGCGATGGCAAGCCGCGGTTCATCCAGATCAAGGGCATCAACATCGACGCCGAGGTGGGGGCGCATATGCTCTATACCACGAACGAGGATGTCCCCGGCATCATCGGTACGCTGGGAATGACCATGGGTGAGAACGGCGTGAACATCGCCAACTTTACCCTTGGCCGGTCGGCGGCCAAAGGAGAGGCGATTGCCCTGCTTTATGTCGACGACGTGGTGCCGAATGATGTGATCGGCAAGCTGCATGCGACAGGCATGTTCCGCCAGATCAAACCGCTGGTGTTTGACGTCGCCTGATTGACGGGGCCTGATTGACGGGGCCTGATTGACGGGGCTGTGAATGAGAATGGGCGCCGCGCTGATTGCGAGGCGCCTTTTTTCACGGGCGCCGCCGCCCTATTGGTAGCTGAGGGCCGTCGCCTTGCCGCGAAACACCGTATAGGCCAGTGCGGTATAGATCAGGATCATTGGCAACACGACGCAGGTGCCGGCCAGAATGATGATCAGACTTTCCGGCGCGCTCGCGGCCTCGTAGATGGTCAGCCGATCCGGCACCACGTAGGGGTAGAACGAATATGCCATCCCGGCAAAGCCAAGCACAAAGATCAGGATCGTCAGGACAAAGGGGACCCATGCGCCACGGTCGCCCTCGGCTGGCAATCTGCGCAAGGACCACCAGAGCGCCGCGATCAGCAGCAGCGTCACGACTGGCATAGGGGCCAGCAGCGCCACGTCCGGCCACGTGAACCATTTGTCAAAGATCCGCGCGCTCACAAGCGGCGAGGCCAGCGATACCGCGCCCATGCCCAGCACCACCCCCAGACGCCGCCGCGTGCCCAGTTGGCGGCCTTGCGCTGCAGCGCGCCTTCGGTCTTGAGGATCAGCCATGTTGCCCCGATGAACGAATACGCAACTGTCAGAAACACCGCTGTCAGCGTAGCAAAGCCGACGTGGAACAGCGTCCAGTCCAGCCCCATGATATACATGCCCAGCATCAGCCCCTGACACAGCGCGGTGATCAGGCTGCCTGTGAAAAACGCGTGGTTCCATAGCGGCTTCCAGCGTTCGGGAGCCTTGGCCCTGAATTCAAACGCCACGCCACGCAGAATCAACCCCATCAGCATCAGTGCCACCGGCAGATAAAGCGCGGTCAGAATGTCACCATGCGCAGCGGGAAATGCGACCAGAAGCAGGCCAATCGCCAGCACCAACCAGGTCTCGTTCGCGTCCCAGAACGGACCGATTGACGCGATCATCCGGTCCTTTTCCGCGTCATCCGCCAGGGGAAGCAGCACCCCCACGCCAAGGTCAAATCCATCCAGAACCACATAGATCAGGATGCTCAGCCCCATCAACGCGCCAAACACAAAAGGAAGCCAGACGTTCGGATCACCAAAGAGATACATCGCGCTACTCCGCCACAGCCGAAGCTGCATTCGCCGTCGCCTGACCCGAGGCCGGGCGCTGCCCGACCTTTTCGCCGCGTGCGGCCTTTCGTGCCAGATAGAACAGCACACTGATATACGTGCCCAAGAGCAGGGCATAGATCGCAAGATAGGCGATCAGCGTGGTCAGCACCATGCTAGCCTCGACCGGGCCCACAGCCTGTTCGGTGGTCAGAACGCCACTGACCAGCCAGGGTTGCCGACCGATTTCGGTCGTGTA is part of the Puniceibacterium sp. IMCC21224 genome and harbors:
- the serA gene encoding phosphoglycerate dehydrogenase, encoding MAPRVLISDKLSDAAVQIFKDRGIDVDFQPDLGKDKDKLAEVIGQYDGLAIRSATKVTEKILAAATNLKVIGRAGIGVDNVDREAASKKGVIVMNTPFGNMITTAEHAIAMMFAVARQIPEASASTHAGKWEKSKFMGVELTGKTLGVIGAGNIGGIVCDRARGLKMKVAAYDPFLSQEKADKMGVEKVELEDLLKRADFITLHVPLTDQTRNILSRENLEKTKKGVRIINCARGGLVDEQALADLLTSGHVAGAALDVFAVEPAKENPLFGLPNVVCTPHLGAATTEAQENVALQVAEQMSDYLLTGAVTNALNMPSVTAEEAKVMGPWIKLADHLGAFIGQMTDEPVKAINILYDGSVSTMNLAALNCSVIAGIMKRANPDVNMVSAPVIAAERGVNISTTNQAKSGAFDGYIKVTVVTDKRERSIAGTVFSDGKPRFIQIKGINIDAEVGAHMLYTTNEDVPGIIGTLGMTMGENGVNIANFTLGRSAAKGEAIALLYVDDVVPNDVIGKLHATGMFRQIKPLVFDVA